CCAATACGCAATATCGAATACTGGCTTGGCTTTGACACCAAACCGCTGGTCATCTCCGGCATGATGAAGGCAACCGGCGAATGGCAGCAGCTTATCAGCGAAGATATACCGGTACATTTGGTATGCATCCCCACAGAAAAAGATGATGTGCCCTATGATGGAATTCTTATCGATGTGGTGGAGAAGCTATCCGGTTTCAATAAAAAGAGTATAAAATCGCCACCGCTCATCATTATTGAGTCAACGCTAACCCCTAACGCAACCGAGCAGATAATCATACCTGCCTTCGATAAGAAGGGGATGAAGGTGGGCAAAGATATACTGGTTGGTGTGGCACCGCGCCGCGATTGGTTTATAAGTCCGGAGAAAAGTCTGAAGAACCTGCCGAGGGTGGTGGGAGGTACTACATCTGAGACTACAGCACTGATGAAAGAAGTCCTGAGCATAGTCTGCGACACCATACTGCCGGCTAAAGACCATCGACACGCCGAACTGGTCAAGAGCATCGAGAATGCCTACCGGCATGTGGAAATCACGCTGGCAAATCAATTATCGCTGGCCTATCCCGATATCGATATGCGCGAAGTTCTGGCGCTGGTGGGCACCAAATGGAATATTGGCACCTACCATCCCAGCTTTGGCACCGGAGGCTACTGCATCCCCTTATCAAGCCAGTACGTTCTCTCCGGTACCAAAAGTGCCGATAAACTCAGTATTTTGAACTCGGCAATTGAAACCGACCGCAATCTACCTTTTATGGTTGCGGAGACTGTCGTTAAAAAAGGTGCCCGGAAAGTGGGCATTCTCGGGCTAGCTTATAAAGGAGACCTCAAGGTTCATACTCTAAGCCCGACTTTGCGCATCGTGGCCTATCTGAAAGAGAAGGGCATTGCGGTGAAGGTACACGACCCGTACTACACGGCAGAAGAGGTCAAGCAGATATGTGACGCCGAAACGTTCCGTTTTCCCGATGACCTCGGCCAGTTTGATACCATATTGATTGTCGCTGACCACAGGGATTACCAGGCAATACCCCGAAATCGGATTTTAAGCAATCTTAAAACATGCAAACTGATTCTGGATAACGTGGGCATATGGAACGAATTCAATCTTGGCGAAATGGGGATCGAATATCATGTCGCAGGCACCGAGCACTGGCTGGGCAAGTAAAAAAGGACGTGGTAATCAGAAGCGCAAAGTGTTGATTACCGGTGGCAGCGGATTTCTGGGCAGGCATCTGGTGAAAAAGCTGCTGGACAAATATGAAGACCTGGAAGTCAGCGCGATTGCCCGGAGCGGTGAAGGCATCATCAGACTGCTTTCCGTATGTCCCAGCGACAGGTTTGAACCCATTATCGGAGACGTCAGGGACGAGGAAATATTACAGTTTGCCCTGAAAGATATAGATACCGTGGTACATCTGGCAGCGATGAAATACATCAATCTCTGCGAGTTATCCCCGTCTGAAGCCATCTCGATTAACGTCCACGCCACGACAAGCCTGCTCAAATTGTTCAAAGGTAATACCTTTATCAGTATGTCTACCGATAAGGCTGTGGAGTCCTCCAGCTGCTATGGCGCCACCAAGTTAATTGTGGAAAAGATGACGCTGGCTGAGGCTGATAAAAATACCAACAAACGATTTATGGTAGTCAGGTCAGGGAATATTTTCGGCTCTACAGGCAGTGTTATTGAAAATTGGCATCGGCAGATAAAGCGGAACAATGAAATCACGGTATCTAATCCGGAGATGACACGCTTTTTCATTAATGTGGATGAACTCGCTGAATACATTATCACCATCCTGGAGAATGGGGAAAGCGGCAAGATATATATACCGCCACAGAGAGTTATTCAGATAGGGGATTTGGCGCAGGCCTTTATCGAGTTGTACGGAAATAAGACAACGATGATGAAAGTAGTCGGCCAGTTTCAGGGTGAAAAAATGCACGAGAAGCTTTTCATGCCTGGAGAAGACGTGGTTACAGATATGATGCACCGTACCTCCGAGCAGGGGAAGAAACTCAGCCTTGATGAAATTAAGACATGGCTGCAAAGGCACGCCGCTGATAAAGACTTCTAATCGCCGGGGCTCGCAGATGCTGGTTGAGAAACTGAGCAATGAGGAAGAATGGGAACAGTTCATTGTCAATGCTGCTGGAGGAACTTTCTACCACGCCCTCCAATGGAAAAGAGTTCTCGAAGAATCGTTCTCCTTTGACACTGAATATCTGGTAATACGCGATGAATCTGGCCATCTGGTTGGCGTATGCCCTTTTGCCCTGACGAAAAAACTGGGGTTCTTCAGAATTCTGGACTCATTGCCCGAATCAGATTTTGGCGGCCCGCTGGTCGAAGCTTCAAAGGCACCGGCGGCGCTTAAAGCACTCAACGATTACATTCAAGAATTCTACCCCAAACAGGGTGTAACCTACGTTAAAATCAGGTGCCCGGATGAAACCACAGCCAGCCATTTCAATACTAAAGGTATGACCGTTGACACCTCAAGTGGGTCAATGAACCTGGACTTAGCACAAAGCCCTTCGGATTTTATCTGGAACGAGGTCTTTACTCAGAAGAGCGGGCAGCGAACCTATATTCGTCGCTTTGAGAAAGACGGCTTCCAAAATATTCCAGCACGGGACTTATCCGATCTGGAAGCCTTTTATGAACTGTATTATAGCAACATGAAGTACATCGGCGGGGCACCGCATCCATACTCCTTTTTTCGACTGCTCTGGGACAAGCTTTACCCCGAATATTTCAACATCATCCTGACCGCAGGTGATGGGAAGTATATTGGCGGTGAAGGCTTTTTCCTTTTTCCGCCGAAAAAAACCGTCTATCAGACTTACATTGGTCTTGACCGGAAGGTTGAAACCCAGTATCGAACTTATTTCTATTTGAGTTGGGGATTAATCAAATGGTGTGAACAGAACGGGTACAAGGTAGTCAGCTTTGGAGGGACCCCGTCTGACCCCACGTCCACCAACTATGCACAGAAGAGCAAATTTGGAGGTCAATTTAATCAGGACTATGTTATCTGCTTACCGTTTGACCGAAACCGGTTCTTGGTCAGGGAAGCAGCGTTGAAACTGGGCAGATTCATCCACAAAAGGCTGCCATCTGCCCTAAAAAGTAGAGTGCAAAAGGCAGGCTTTGGCATATGATTTCTCCAGCCCGCCTTTCCGACCTGTTATCCGACCCGCGAATGCCCTATTTTATTCCCTACGTGAAGCTAAAGCAGCGGAGTAAAAGGTTATCTAATGTGGATATACCCGACAAATCTCCATTATTGATTGCCTTGACCTTTGATGTTGAATATGATTTTGGCTCCTCAGCAAGAGAAGTATCTTTCGATGCGATTGGGCCATTTCTGCAGCAGTTGCCGGCGTTAGCTGAGGAATGGCAAGCTGCTTTCACCTTGTTTGTGCAGGGTGATATAGTCGAGAGATATGCCCAATTGCTTCTCAATTTACAGCCCAGACATGAGATTGGCTTACACGGCTATGCGCACGAGCTATGGGGTAAAGCGAAATGGTTTCTGCCTCAAAAACCGATTTCCTACGATACCAGGAAAATGTTGCTAGAAGAAGGCTTAAAAGCTTTTTCAACTAGTCATTTAGCGGCGCCAGTTTCTTTTAGAGCACCCGATTTGGTGGCTGATACTGATACGCTGCAACTTTTAGAAGAACAAGGTTTTTTGGTCGACTCTTCAGCACCATCATACTACGGAATACCACCGCTGCCAGCCAGACCTTTAGGCTCAGCCAGTACCCTCTTGAGTATTCCGATTACGGCTGCTCCAGACCCACGCATTCGAACCAGGTATTTATTACCTTTTGTTGCTTATGAGGTATTCAATATGGCATGGCTTGCCATAACCAATGACCACCACCTGCTTGGTTACGTTGATGAAGTCATGTCTTTTCAGATAAATGCTGGAACAAAACCTCATCTGGTGTTTCTGGCACACCCCTGGGAATTCAGGGAATGGACTGAGAAAAAAGGGTATGATTACTGCTCCAAAGATAACTATGAATTGTTGCGTCGTAAACTACAGTTGCTCAAGGAAAGATACCAATTGAGATATGTTTGCCTGAAGGAATTAGCGCAGTTACTGGACAGCAAGCAAGATGGTTAGTTACGGTAGCTACGATATCGTTAACCGGGTTTCTCCAGGGACACTCTGCCGTGCGGTATTCAATTGTGTCAAGGGGCAGAATGATACCTATGTCAGCCGATATCTCTGTGATTCTGAAATTATAGATAAGGGGAAAAACCTTGCCTTTTTCAATTACGGTCGCAATGCCCTATATCTCCTATTTCAACAAAAATTTGCCGGAAAGGAAATCATCTTTCCTGGCTTTATCTGCCCAACGGTTATTCTGGCTGCCATCAAGGCCGGCGTGAAACCTAACTTGATGGATGTGAATCTCGAAGATTTCAATTTAGATATAAACAGTATCCCTGAAGAAGAACTGGCCAGAGCTGACGCGTTGTTTGTTAATCATACTTTTGGGGTACCAGCCAATATGGATGAGATACTGAAGAGAACGCGACAGCACCCCATCTACCTCATTGAGGACGTGGCCCAGGCTCTATTTGCCCGGTATAAGAATAAATATGTCGGCCGTTTCGGTGATGCGGTTTTAATTAGCATGTATAAACAAGTACCAAACATTAATGGTGCTATCCTGATATCAGACCTCAATATTGAGAAACTCGGTCACTCCATCATAAGCTGTAATGAACTTGCCCGTTTATTCTGGCTGACCTCAGGACCTCAACAGTATGGGCTAAATTTGATACGTCAGCGGAGGTATCCTTCACTGGAATCAGCGGAATTCCAGCGATTACCGAGATTACGCCGGCCGTCTTCCTTATCATTATCTCTCTTTGCTACCATGCTCCCGGCTCTTCGAGAATCGGTGGAACGAAAAAGAGTTATCTTGGGGCACTACCAGAAGCGAGCCAGCGTAAGCAAGTACGTTATTCCTCAACGAATTGATGTTGCCAATGAACCATCGGGTTTCAATTTCAGCGTCAGGCTCCGCCCCGAAATCGCCCACATTCGCGATGGCCTTCTAACCGCCCTTCGACGGCAAGGTATTTTTATGGACCGTCTCTGGCACGACGCCCCGGTGTCCTTACCCTTTTTCCGTGACTATTTTAAGCATGACTGCCGTAATGCGCAACTTTTGGCGAAGTCGGTAATAAATATGCCGGTTAAAGAGGGCTATCAGGAAAGCGATGTTAATGCTTTATTTGACACATTAGAGGGAGCAATCGAGAGGCTCATCTCATGAATGCGAAGGTCAGTATAGAAAAATGGGGACATTACTGGAGAACATTCCGCTCTTCCCTGACACACCAGGTATACCTTGAATCGGTAGCGGAAATAATCGCAACAAGGATTAAGCGCTCCTTCCCTGGAGAGAAAAAACCGCTTCTGCTGGACATTGGCTGCGGCCAGGGCCAACTGGATGTCTGTCTCGCTGAAAAAACGGGATGTCAGATTGTGGCCGTGGACATCATTGAGGAAGCGCTCGGTGTCGGCAAGCGGTTACTTGAGGAGAGAAAACTGCATGGTCAGGTGAGTTTAATCCTGGCCAGCGTCTACCAGCTGCCATTCCCTGACAATTCCTTTGATATAGCTGTTAGTACCGGGAGCGAAAGTGCAGCGGCCTACTACGGTGCTACAGAGGAAGCCAGCCGTGTTGTTGCTGGAGACGGGCACTTATTCATTGACTTTATAAGGATGCCCAACCTGTACCAACCTCTGCGTTCCGTTAGAAGTTATTTCCAGTATAGAAAAGCCAGCCAGAAACGAAGCAGAGGAGAAGAGACCAAGTATTTCCACTATGGTAAACTGGGTCTGAAAAAGAGGTTTGAAAACGAGCTGGGACTGAAAATTCAAAAAGTATGCGAATGAACAATGCGCCACCTTTTGGTAATAGAATAACCCGTTTACGATTTGAGAAAACACTGGGCAGATTGCTGAGCCCTTTATTGGCCAGAACAATACTGGTTGAATTCATAAATAAAAAACAAAAGTATATCTCTCACTGTATCCTGTGAAGCAGTGAAAAAATAATGGGCTGGCAGAGGGACATAATATTTTGATTGATTTGATAAAGAGATATCTACAGCGCATCTCGGGAGGAACTTCTCGTATGAATAGAGAGTCCCTTGCAGATCTAATTGAGCCATGTGAAAAGGCAAGAGTGTTGGACATTGGTTGTGCAGAGGGAAAGCTCATAAGAAAGCTCGCCAGTAAAATAAGAGTTGGTGAAATATACGGAATTGAAATATCTCCTAAATACGCTGAAGAAGCGCATAAAAATAGCGTAAATATAATTATAGGTGATGTCGACATAGGTCTTCCTTTCAAAGATGCTAGTTTCGACATTGTCATCTCAAATCAGGTTATTGAGCATGTAAATAGCACGGATAACTTCATAAAAGAGTGCTACCGGGTTTTGAAAAATAGGGGCACATGTATTGCCTCAACTCCGAATCTAGCGACTCCGCATAATATATTCTCGCTCATCTTGGGCTATCAACCACCCGCTACCGCCGTTAGTGATGAAATAATATGTGGAAATCCGCTGGACCCATGTAATGGTCAGCAGATTGCTTCATATCGAAGGCATCGGAGAATCTTTACCACACTGTCTTTACAAAGGTTATTTCAATTCCACGGCTTTAAAGTTGAGGTAGAGAAAGGGGTTGGTTTACAACCCTTACCTTTATTTCTGTCGAAGCATTTCACGTGGGCCAGGTACTCTCAATTCTTGACCATAAAGGTAAGAAAGCCGGAAAGTTAAGCATTATAGTTGTGAACTAAGAACTAACATAATCTAGTATTAGAGAAATGGCACCTAGAGCTATGAAAATACTGATGCAACAGGGGGCTTATTTCCCGTGGATTGGCGGCGCCGAGATATTCATGCAGAAGCTGGCGGAATATCTGGTTGCCAAAGGGAATCAGGTTGATATTGTCACCGGAATCTGGCGCAAGCCCGATTTGTATACGGAAAACTGGAATAAAGAGTTTGAGGTAATCAATGGGGTCAATGTATATCGGGTCAAAACAGCAAAGGTAAAAAACATCGATGTAATGGCTTGCATATGGCGCATGATATGGAAAACCATACAACTTGATAGAACGCATAACTATGATATTATCCACAGCCATATCTTCCCGGCTATGGTCTGCGGTGCAGCCACCAAAAGGGACAAGAAATTGCTGGTCACACTTCAAGGGGGTGATATCGGCGAGTACAAGGAATCAAACTTAATCATCCGGATGCTGGAAATGCCGTTTATTACCTGGTCCTTGAGAAAGGCCGATTTGGTGCATACAGTCAGCACCCATATTGCTAATGCGGCAAGAAAGTTTGGCGCTGAAAAGGTATGTGTCGTCCCCAATGGAGTTGACACGCGCATCTTCCTCCCCCAGGACAGGAGCCAGATGAGGAAGAAATTAGGGTACAGGCTTGACGAGAAAATCATCGTCAGTTCATCCAGATTGACCCCCAAGAATGGACTGGATTATCTGATTAGGGCAGTAGCCAATGTGCCGGGTTTAAAGCTAATTATCATTGGAGACGGTGAACAGCGCAAATCTCTGGAAAGCCTCATCAACACTCTGAAACTTGGAGATAGAGTATCACTGCTTGGTTATCTGGAGCACAGTAAGTTGCCTGATTATCTCAGTGCCGCAGATGCTTTCTGTCGACCATCGAT
This DNA window, taken from Chloroflexota bacterium, encodes the following:
- a CDS encoding nucleotide sugar dehydrogenase yields the protein MALKEKLLSGEKTIGIWGIGYIGYSSMAHFANRGVRCLGTDVDTGKVDQINQGVLPIRNIEYWLGFDTKPLVISGMMKATGEWQQLISEDIPVHLVCIPTEKDDVPYDGILIDVVEKLSGFNKKSIKSPPLIIIESTLTPNATEQIIIPAFDKKGMKVGKDILVGVAPRRDWFISPEKSLKNLPRVVGGTTSETTALMKEVLSIVCDTILPAKDHRHAELVKSIENAYRHVEITLANQLSLAYPDIDMREVLALVGTKWNIGTYHPSFGTGGYCIPLSSQYVLSGTKSADKLSILNSAIETDRNLPFMVAETVVKKGARKVGILGLAYKGDLKVHTLSPTLRIVAYLKEKGIAVKVHDPYYTAEEVKQICDAETFRFPDDLGQFDTILIVADHRDYQAIPRNRILSNLKTCKLILDNVGIWNEFNLGEMGIEYHVAGTEHWLGK
- a CDS encoding polysaccharide biosynthesis protein gives rise to the protein MSQAPSTGWASKKGRGNQKRKVLITGGSGFLGRHLVKKLLDKYEDLEVSAIARSGEGIIRLLSVCPSDRFEPIIGDVRDEEILQFALKDIDTVVHLAAMKYINLCELSPSEAISINVHATTSLLKLFKGNTFISMSTDKAVESSSCYGATKLIVEKMTLAEADKNTNKRFMVVRSGNIFGSTGSVIENWHRQIKRNNEITVSNPEMTRFFINVDELAEYIITILENGESGKIYIPPQRVIQIGDLAQAFIELYGNKTTMMKVVGQFQGEKMHEKLFMPGEDVVTDMMHRTSEQGKKLSLDEIKTWLQRHAADKDF
- a CDS encoding GNAT family N-acetyltransferase; this encodes MKLRHGCKGTPLIKTSNRRGSQMLVEKLSNEEEWEQFIVNAAGGTFYHALQWKRVLEESFSFDTEYLVIRDESGHLVGVCPFALTKKLGFFRILDSLPESDFGGPLVEASKAPAALKALNDYIQEFYPKQGVTYVKIRCPDETTASHFNTKGMTVDTSSGSMNLDLAQSPSDFIWNEVFTQKSGQRTYIRRFEKDGFQNIPARDLSDLEAFYELYYSNMKYIGGAPHPYSFFRLLWDKLYPEYFNIILTAGDGKYIGGEGFFLFPPKKTVYQTYIGLDRKVETQYRTYFYLSWGLIKWCEQNGYKVVSFGGTPSDPTSTNYAQKSKFGGQFNQDYVICLPFDRNRFLVREAALKLGRFIHKRLPSALKSRVQKAGFGI
- a CDS encoding polysaccharide deacetylase family protein, producing MISPARLSDLLSDPRMPYFIPYVKLKQRSKRLSNVDIPDKSPLLIALTFDVEYDFGSSAREVSFDAIGPFLQQLPALAEEWQAAFTLFVQGDIVERYAQLLLNLQPRHEIGLHGYAHELWGKAKWFLPQKPISYDTRKMLLEEGLKAFSTSHLAAPVSFRAPDLVADTDTLQLLEEQGFLVDSSAPSYYGIPPLPARPLGSASTLLSIPITAAPDPRIRTRYLLPFVAYEVFNMAWLAITNDHHLLGYVDEVMSFQINAGTKPHLVFLAHPWEFREWTEKKGYDYCSKDNYELLRRKLQLLKERYQLRYVCLKELAQLLDSKQDG
- a CDS encoding DegT/DnrJ/EryC1/StrS family aminotransferase; translation: MVSYGSYDIVNRVSPGTLCRAVFNCVKGQNDTYVSRYLCDSEIIDKGKNLAFFNYGRNALYLLFQQKFAGKEIIFPGFICPTVILAAIKAGVKPNLMDVNLEDFNLDINSIPEEELARADALFVNHTFGVPANMDEILKRTRQHPIYLIEDVAQALFARYKNKYVGRFGDAVLISMYKQVPNINGAILISDLNIEKLGHSIISCNELARLFWLTSGPQQYGLNLIRQRRYPSLESAEFQRLPRLRRPSSLSLSLFATMLPALRESVERKRVILGHYQKRASVSKYVIPQRIDVANEPSGFNFSVRLRPEIAHIRDGLLTALRRQGIFMDRLWHDAPVSLPFFRDYFKHDCRNAQLLAKSVINMPVKEGYQESDVNALFDTLEGAIERLIS
- a CDS encoding class I SAM-dependent methyltransferase; the encoded protein is MNAKVSIEKWGHYWRTFRSSLTHQVYLESVAEIIATRIKRSFPGEKKPLLLDIGCGQGQLDVCLAEKTGCQIVAVDIIEEALGVGKRLLEERKLHGQVSLILASVYQLPFPDNSFDIAVSTGSESAAAYYGATEEASRVVAGDGHLFIDFIRMPNLYQPLRSVRSYFQYRKASQKRSRGEETKYFHYGKLGLKKRFENELGLKIQKVCE
- a CDS encoding class I SAM-dependent methyltransferase, which produces MNRESLADLIEPCEKARVLDIGCAEGKLIRKLASKIRVGEIYGIEISPKYAEEAHKNSVNIIIGDVDIGLPFKDASFDIVISNQVIEHVNSTDNFIKECYRVLKNRGTCIASTPNLATPHNIFSLILGYQPPATAVSDEIICGNPLDPCNGQQIASYRRHRRIFTTLSLQRLFQFHGFKVEVEKGVGLQPLPLFLSKHFTWARYSQFLTIKVRKPES
- a CDS encoding glycosyltransferase family 4 protein, with the protein product MAPRAMKILMQQGAYFPWIGGAEIFMQKLAEYLVAKGNQVDIVTGIWRKPDLYTENWNKEFEVINGVNVYRVKTAKVKNIDVMACIWRMIWKTIQLDRTHNYDIIHSHIFPAMVCGAATKRDKKLLVTLQGGDIGEYKESNLIIRMLEMPFITWSLRKADLVHTVSTHIANAARKFGAEKVCVVPNGVDTRIFLPQDRSQMRKKLGYRLDEKIIVSSSRLTPKNGLDYLIRAVANVPGLKLIIIGDGEQRKSLESLINTLKLGDRVSLLGYLEHSKLPDYLSAADAFCRPSINEGFGISFIESMACRIPTIGTRVGGITDIIINGKNGLLVPPKDVGTLTGAIRKVIQDKNFGRVIAEQGLKTVKEKFTWGVVLKQMANVYEEIMGVNRDGDGQ